One Electrophorus electricus isolate fEleEle1 chromosome 13, fEleEle1.pri, whole genome shotgun sequence DNA segment encodes these proteins:
- the LOC113588070 gene encoding glutamate-rich protein 1 isoform X1, producing the protein MSLRKEVFQAKVLQRLYPAPKPRPATAPGVQPKPRPATAPGVQPKPSSGPGRVGECRLPRRKVYTVLPPPDDVSASGDGLDTPARTGSSGTTDGPAGGKRGLNSDLSGSDGKDGTEDEDMARRRKADVASESGEAGGTGACPPGGAAAQRSEGAVESGQPEPLSRNRKRKMKKKRRKAKLLSSGSAPRPRALEFTYEEDEGERGDEDSRQDLDGVLDFLQTTWDLYLSDRSRASSLPALPSNVAESLFARMSDRTSPPAGLRSFRGLGALLGRGDAGQLRVALQEFSRTSPLPADETLVVCTLFQYWITEVLPMQKDSDT; encoded by the exons ATGTCACTTAGAAAAGAAG TATTCCAGGCCAAAGTCCTCCAGAGGCTTTACCCTGCACCCAAGCCCAGACCGGCCACAGCGCCTGGAGTTCAGCCCAAGCCCAGACCGGCCACAGCGCCTGGAGTTCAGCCCAAGCCCAGCAGTGGACCTG GTCGTGTTGGAGAGTGCAGATTACCACGGAGGAAGGTCTACActgttcttcctcctcctgATGACGTCTCCGCCAGCGGAGACGGATTGGACACGCCAGCCAGAACGGGCAGCTCGGGCACCACGGACGGACCGGCCGGTGGGAAACGAGGTCTTAATT CTGACCTTTCAGGTTCGGATGGCAAAGACGGCACTGAGGATGAAGACATggcgaggaggaggaaggcagaCGTAGCCTCAGAGTCTGGCGAAGCAGGGGGGACAGGCGCCTGTCCTCCAGGGGGCGCCGCAGCACAGCGATCGGAAGGAGCCGTGGAGAGCGGACAGCCGGAGCCGCTcagcagaaacaggaagaggaagatgaagaagaaacgGCGCAAAGCGAAGCTCTTGTCCTCGGGTTCAGCGCCCCGGCCCCGGGCGCTGGAGTTCACCTACGAGGAGGATGAGGGTGAACGCGGCGATGAAGACAGCAGACAGGACCTCGACGGGGTTCTAGACTTCCTCCAAACCACTTGGGACCTATACCTTTCCGATC GCTCCAGGGCCTCAAGCCTCCCCGCCCTCCCCTCCAACGTGGCGGAGTCCCTGTTCGCTCGTATGTCTGACAGGACGTCGCCCCCTGCAGGTCTGAGGAGCTTCCGCGGGCTCGGGGCTCTGCTGGGTCGGGGGGATGCGGGCCAGTTACGCGTCGCCCTGCAGGAGTTCAGCCGCACCTCCCCTCTGCCTGCCG atgaaaCTCTAGTGGTCTGCACTCTCTTCCAGTACTGGATAACTGAAGTTCTCCCCATGCAGAAGGACAGTGACACATGA
- the LOC113588070 gene encoding glutamate-rich protein 1 isoform X2: protein MSLRKEVFQAKVLQRLYPAPKPRPATAPGVQPKPRPATAPGVQPKPSSGPADLSGSDGKDGTEDEDMARRRKADVASESGEAGGTGACPPGGAAAQRSEGAVESGQPEPLSRNRKRKMKKKRRKAKLLSSGSAPRPRALEFTYEEDEGERGDEDSRQDLDGVLDFLQTTWDLYLSDRSRASSLPALPSNVAESLFARMSDRTSPPAGLRSFRGLGALLGRGDAGQLRVALQEFSRTSPLPADETLVVCTLFQYWITEVLPMQKDSDT, encoded by the exons ATGTCACTTAGAAAAGAAG TATTCCAGGCCAAAGTCCTCCAGAGGCTTTACCCTGCACCCAAGCCCAGACCGGCCACAGCGCCTGGAGTTCAGCCCAAGCCCAGACCGGCCACAGCGCCTGGAGTTCAGCCCAAGCCCAGCAGTGGACCTG CTGACCTTTCAGGTTCGGATGGCAAAGACGGCACTGAGGATGAAGACATggcgaggaggaggaaggcagaCGTAGCCTCAGAGTCTGGCGAAGCAGGGGGGACAGGCGCCTGTCCTCCAGGGGGCGCCGCAGCACAGCGATCGGAAGGAGCCGTGGAGAGCGGACAGCCGGAGCCGCTcagcagaaacaggaagaggaagatgaagaagaaacgGCGCAAAGCGAAGCTCTTGTCCTCGGGTTCAGCGCCCCGGCCCCGGGCGCTGGAGTTCACCTACGAGGAGGATGAGGGTGAACGCGGCGATGAAGACAGCAGACAGGACCTCGACGGGGTTCTAGACTTCCTCCAAACCACTTGGGACCTATACCTTTCCGATC GCTCCAGGGCCTCAAGCCTCCCCGCCCTCCCCTCCAACGTGGCGGAGTCCCTGTTCGCTCGTATGTCTGACAGGACGTCGCCCCCTGCAGGTCTGAGGAGCTTCCGCGGGCTCGGGGCTCTGCTGGGTCGGGGGGATGCGGGCCAGTTACGCGTCGCCCTGCAGGAGTTCAGCCGCACCTCCCCTCTGCCTGCCG atgaaaCTCTAGTGGTCTGCACTCTCTTCCAGTACTGGATAACTGAAGTTCTCCCCATGCAGAAGGACAGTGACACATGA